The Pseudobythopirellula maris DNA segment TCGCCGAGGGGCGTTTCGCCGAGCTGAAAGCCGCGCGACTGGCCGCCTGGCGGTGAGATCAAGCCGCCCGCTAGCGGCCCGGCGCTGCGACAGACGGCCGGCGGCTCGAAATCGGCGTTTACGAGGCCCGTTTGGCCCTGCCGCTTCCCCCTTCCCCCTTGCGCCGCATGGGTTTATGATTCGTCCCTTTGGCGCAGCCTGCGGCTGATCGGTCTGATCCGCCGGCCCGCGAGCCGGGGGTCTTGGACCCCCCCCGCGAGCAACGCTTATAGACCCCCCAAGGGCGCTGGTCCCGGGCGCCACGCGGCCCCTCCACCGGTGTGAACCCCGCACGTGAATCCTGCCGACGTGATCCTGCAACCGCTAACGACGATCCTGGCCACGGCAATCGACGCCGCCGGGCCGCTGCTGGCGCAAGCCGACGCCGGCGACGGTGGGCCCTTGGGCCAGATCCTGCGTCTGGCGCCGATCCCGCTGATCATCGTCCTGTTCTACGTGATGTTTATTCTGCCTCAGCAGAACAAGCAGAAGGCTTTCAACCAGCTGCTCGAGAACTTGAAAGAGAACGACCGCGTGGTGACCACCGGCGGCTTGCACGGGGTGGTGACCTCGGTGCAGCGCGACTCGGGCCGGCTGACCTTGCGGATCGACGAAGCCAACGGAACGAAGGTCCGCGTGAGCCTGTGGGCCATCGAAAGCGTTGAAGGGCCCGACGGCCCGGTCAGCGCGAAGAAGTAACCGGATCCTCACGAAAACTCACGATTCATCACAAGGGCGAGCCGCCCCTCCTGGAAACGCCCCCTCGCGGGCGTCACCGCCGCTCGGCCCCTTTTCCGCACGAAAGCGACACGAAGTCAGACGATGAAAAGCTCGACGTCAGCGGCTGGATTCTTGTGGGCGGCGCTCGCTATGGCGGCGCTCGGTACGATGGGCGCCCCCGTGGCGTACGCTCAGGACGCCGACGCGCCCGAGGCGACCGTCACGGCTGCTGAGGAGGCCGCCGAGGATGGCGCCGCCTTGGAGCAAGAGGAGCCCGCCGCCGAAGAAGGAGCGGCCGCCGAGGACGCCACAGCCGATGAGGCCGTGGCCGAAGACGCCGCGCCCGACGCCGCCGGCGACGGCCCCGAGCCGCCCGCCAGCGATGAGCCCGCTGCCGACGAAACCGCCGCTGAGGAGCCCGCGGCTGAAGATGCCGGCGCTGGCGAGCCCGCCAACGACGAAGCAGCCGATGAGGCGGCCGCCACCCAGGGCATCGACTTCCGTGCGATCGCGATCGCCATCGCGCTGATCGTCGCGCCAATCTACCTGGGCAACGCCATTGCGAAGGGCCTGCGGATGAAGGAGCACGGCTGGAAGATCGGCCTGGTGCTCTTCTCGATCGCGGCCGCCGCGCTCTGCGTGGCGATGGGCGAGTTCAAAGGCGGCCCCGACCTGGCGGGCGGCATCACGCTGATTTACGAGATGTCCGACCCCACCGCCGTGGTCGACGGCGACGAGGAAGAGGAAGCCGACGCCAAGAACGGCCAACGCAAGGTCAGCGCCGACGAGATGATCTCTGCCCTGAAGCAGCGGATCGATCCGGCCGGCACCAAGGAAGTGACCATCCGCCAGTACGGCGACGCGATCGAGATCATCATCCCCAAGGCGGGGCCGGACGACCTGGAGTTCGTCAAACGGCGGATCACCGACCTGGGCCAGCTCGAGTTCCGCATCACGGCCGACCCCACCTACTCGGACGACCAACCGATCATCAAGCAGGCCGAGCTAGCGGCGCCGAGCGAAAAGATCGTCAGGATCGGCGAGCGCGAGGTGGCCGAGTGGGTGCTGTACGACGTTGACAAGTTCGGCGAGTCGGGAGCGGGCTTGGTGACCCGCCAGGCGGGTGACCGGCTCGAGGCGCTCGTGCTGCGTGACCCGTTCAACGTGACCGGCGAGTACCTCGCCAGCACCGCCAAGAGCGTCGACGAGATCGGCGCCCCGACCGTGGCGTTCCGCCTCAACTCGAGCGGCGCCAGCCGCTTTGGCAAGCTCACCGGCGACAACCTGCCCAACCAAGCCACGGGCGCCAAGCGCAAGCTCGGCATCATGCTCGACAAGCGGCTGATCTCGGCCCCGCAGCTCAACGGCCGGATCAGCGAGAGCGGCCAGATCTCCGGCATCAACGACGAGCGTGAAGTCGATTACATCATAAGCATCCTCAACGCAGGCTCGCTGCCCGCGGCGCTCAACAAGACGCCGATCAGCGAGGAGACGGTGAGCCCGACGCTCGGCGCCACAACGATCGAGATGGGCAAGCAGGCGATCGCCGTGTCGCTCGGCGCGGTGCTGCTGTTCATCCTGTTCTACTACCGCTTTGCGGGCATCGTGGCCTGCATCGCGTTGGCGCTGACTCTGCTGATGGTGCTGGGCGTGATGGTGCTGATCCAGGCGGCGTTCACGCTGCCGGGCCTCGCCGGCCTGGTGCTCACGGTCGGCATGAGCGTCGACGCGAACGTGCTGATCTTCGAGCGGATCCGCGAGGAGCTCGCCAAGGGCGCCGGCCTGCGGACCGCCATCCGCAACGGCTTCGGTCGCGCCACCACGACGATCGTCGACGCCAACATCACGACGCTCATCACCGGCATCGTGCTCTACTCGATCGGCACCGACCAGATCAAAGGCTTCGCGGTCACGCTGATCCTCGGCATCTTGATGAGTATGTACACCGCGATCTTCGTGTCGCGGCTCATCTTCGACATCGCCGAGCGGTGCGGCTG contains these protein-coding regions:
- the secD gene encoding protein translocase subunit SecD codes for the protein MKSSTSAAGFLWAALAMAALGTMGAPVAYAQDADAPEATVTAAEEAAEDGAALEQEEPAAEEGAAAEDATADEAVAEDAAPDAAGDGPEPPASDEPAADETAAEEPAAEDAGAGEPANDEAADEAAATQGIDFRAIAIAIALIVAPIYLGNAIAKGLRMKEHGWKIGLVLFSIAAAALCVAMGEFKGGPDLAGGITLIYEMSDPTAVVDGDEEEEADAKNGQRKVSADEMISALKQRIDPAGTKEVTIRQYGDAIEIIIPKAGPDDLEFVKRRITDLGQLEFRITADPTYSDDQPIIKQAELAAPSEKIVRIGEREVAEWVLYDVDKFGESGAGLVTRQAGDRLEALVLRDPFNVTGEYLASTAKSVDEIGAPTVAFRLNSSGASRFGKLTGDNLPNQATGAKRKLGIMLDKRLISAPQLNGRISESGQISGINDEREVDYIISILNAGSLPAALNKTPISEETVSPTLGATTIEMGKQAIAVSLGAVLLFILFYYRFAGIVACIALALTLLMVLGVMVLIQAAFTLPGLAGLVLTVGMSVDANVLIFERIREELAKGAGLRTAIRNGFGRATTTIVDANITTLITGIVLYSIGTDQIKGFAVTLILGILMSMYTAIFVSRLIFDIAERCGWIKNLSFASIVGNPGIDFIGKRGVALVLSLALISLGLVGVFSRGSDLLDIDFTGGSSVTMALKPENAATIAEVRETLEQTELVENNLLIVERGETGTRFTVNSSIEDVDEAESILDEAFQGKLQTYSVEIGESEPFTEEGGFSGTQTSLTFNDGEGFSDDDGLSHDTLVSRLQKILADQGQGGVLPLAMNPNLTPGSSQRFKEWDVRLGLPAEASRAVFDQLKGDLESQAVFPLANKIGGKVAGNMQLQAISAILVSLLCIVAYLWFRFQNVYYGVAAVIALVHDVLITLGALAGSAWLVSGMPPLATALQLDAFQISLPIVAAFITIIGYSLNDTIVVFDRIREVKGKSPELSNDIINSSVNQTLARTLLTSLTTLIVVAILYFAGGPGIHAFAFALVIGVLVGTYSSIFVASPALLWLTGGKIIEHTAEDQPVDNEP
- the yajC gene encoding preprotein translocase subunit YajC, which translates into the protein MNPADVILQPLTTILATAIDAAGPLLAQADAGDGGPLGQILRLAPIPLIIVLFYVMFILPQQNKQKAFNQLLENLKENDRVVTTGGLHGVVTSVQRDSGRLTLRIDEANGTKVRVSLWAIESVEGPDGPVSAKK